One window from the genome of Thermus sediminis encodes:
- a CDS encoding polyprenyl synthetase family protein produces MASAPQEVRKLLGERLVNRLHHPDPFYQDLLQEYPRRGGKMLRGLLTYYSALAHGAGEEAALLTGEALELFQNWVLIHDDIEDGSEERRGLPALHRLHPMPLALNAGDALHGEMWGLLAQGVAQGAFGPEVLLEFQQLVRRTAYGQHLDLLWTLTGRLDLTPEDYFLMVENKAAYYTAVAPLRLGALLAGREPPPLYEEAGLRLGAAFQIVDDILNLEGDEAYGKERAGDLYEGKRTLILIRFLEEASAEERARAEALLRLPREAKPEAEVRWLWQRLLASGALAWTKRVAQRLKEEGLRTLPPFLEALPNREAARVLVDLLAALVERRA; encoded by the coding sequence ATGGCATCCGCGCCCCAGGAAGTGCGCAAACTCCTTGGCGAGAGGCTTGTAAACCGCCTCCACCATCCTGACCCCTTTTACCAGGATCTCCTCCAGGAATATCCCCGCCGCGGGGGAAAGATGCTAAGGGGTCTTCTCACCTACTACAGCGCCCTGGCCCACGGAGCCGGGGAAGAGGCGGCCCTGCTCACTGGGGAAGCCCTGGAGCTTTTCCAGAACTGGGTTCTCATCCACGACGATATAGAGGACGGATCCGAGGAGCGCCGGGGACTCCCTGCCCTCCACCGCCTCCACCCCATGCCCCTGGCCTTGAACGCCGGGGATGCCCTGCACGGGGAGATGTGGGGCCTCCTGGCCCAAGGGGTGGCCCAAGGGGCCTTCGGCCCTGAGGTCCTCTTGGAGTTCCAGCAGTTGGTGCGGCGCACCGCCTACGGCCAGCACCTGGACCTCCTCTGGACCCTTACGGGGCGGCTGGACCTGACCCCTGAGGACTACTTCCTCATGGTGGAGAACAAGGCCGCCTACTACACCGCCGTGGCCCCCCTGCGCCTGGGGGCCCTCCTGGCGGGGAGGGAGCCCCCTCCCCTCTACGAAGAGGCGGGGCTTAGGCTAGGAGCGGCCTTCCAGATCGTGGACGACATCCTGAACCTCGAGGGGGACGAGGCCTACGGCAAGGAGCGGGCCGGGGATCTCTACGAGGGGAAGCGTACCCTGATCCTCATCCGCTTCCTCGAGGAGGCCTCGGCGGAGGAAAGGGCCCGCGCAGAGGCCCTTTTGCGCCTTCCCCGGGAGGCGAAACCCGAGGCGGAGGTGCGGTGGCTTTGGCAGAGGCTCCTGGCCTCTGGGGCCCTGGCCTGGACCAAGAGGGTGGCCCAACGCCTCAAGGAGGAGGGGCTGAGGACCCTCCCCCCTTTCCTGGAGGCCCTACCCAACCGGGAGGCGGCAAGGGTCCTCGTGGACCTCCTCGCAGCCCTGGTGGAGAGGAGGGCATAA
- the ispH gene encoding 4-hydroxy-3-methylbut-2-enyl diphosphate reductase, with the protein MGGMSGLKRVYLARPRGFCAGVVMAIEAVERWTEAVKDQGELVVYHEIVHNRAVVERLKAKGVHFVEDLKEIEDLRRRRRLANTLVFSAHGHPPKVRQEAAQMGLTILDATCPLVTKVHTEARRYAKEGYWILLIGDSADHQEIRGTYGEAPERIILVAVHTHVGKDPRLADPRTVTVPDPEKVVVLTQTTLSVDDTLATIEILKGRFPKLLVPARKDLCYATQNRQEAVKRIAPKVQAFLVVTSPHSSNGMRLFELAQSLTGRAYRLDGPEDLRPEWLSGVESVGITSAASTPEDLVQGLLARLEALSPGLAVLEEGEGEEITFREPKPLSPEEVLRGI; encoded by the coding sequence ATGGGAGGCATGTCCGGGCTTAAACGGGTCTACCTGGCCCGGCCTCGAGGCTTCTGCGCCGGGGTGGTCATGGCCATCGAGGCCGTGGAGCGCTGGACCGAGGCGGTGAAGGACCAGGGAGAGCTTGTGGTCTATCACGAGATCGTCCACAACCGGGCAGTGGTGGAGCGCCTCAAGGCCAAGGGGGTCCACTTTGTGGAGGACCTGAAGGAGATAGAGGACCTTCGCCGGAGGCGGCGGCTTGCAAACACCCTGGTCTTCTCCGCCCACGGCCACCCGCCCAAGGTGCGCCAGGAGGCGGCCCAGATGGGCCTCACCATCCTGGACGCCACCTGCCCCTTGGTGACCAAGGTCCACACCGAGGCCCGGCGCTACGCCAAGGAGGGGTACTGGATCCTCCTCATCGGGGACTCCGCCGACCATCAGGAGATCCGGGGCACCTACGGGGAGGCCCCGGAGAGGATCATCCTGGTGGCGGTGCACACCCATGTGGGCAAGGACCCCCGCCTGGCCGACCCCCGGACCGTGACCGTGCCCGACCCCGAGAAGGTGGTGGTCCTCACCCAGACCACGCTCAGCGTGGACGACACCCTGGCCACCATTGAGATCCTAAAAGGGCGTTTCCCTAAGCTCTTGGTGCCGGCAAGGAAGGATCTTTGCTACGCTACCCAGAACCGCCAGGAGGCGGTGAAGCGCATCGCCCCCAAGGTGCAGGCCTTCCTGGTGGTGACGAGCCCCCACTCCTCCAACGGGATGCGCCTTTTTGAGCTGGCCCAAAGCCTCACCGGGCGGGCCTACCGCCTCGATGGCCCCGAGGACCTGCGCCCCGAGTGGCTTTCCGGGGTGGAGAGCGTGGGCATCACCTCCGCCGCCAGCACCCCGGAGGACCTGGTCCAGGGGCTTCTCGCCCGCCTCGAGGCCTTGAGCCCAGGGTTGGCGGTCCTAGAGGAAGGGGA